The following proteins come from a genomic window of Diprion similis isolate iyDipSimi1 chromosome 8, iyDipSimi1.1, whole genome shotgun sequence:
- the LOC124408507 gene encoding uncharacterized protein LOC124408507 isoform X1 produces MEDDGRDPQQGKTRRARSSTTTTTSLQIVLLNVPGGVRRSKYKKMSQPEQNNSMPYEREMSTSKSSSLLRLNQEVREWPDHETDSEISENEFITKGAFLLTPSHELSMDKAATICEKMNFRGAFSLTKTATGILFKFSSIDDFQAVFKKGFHKVTGARFYKKLPNERMKVAIPCRPAKIFTVYVLDVPEEVPEDDIRHALYKYRSIVEVTRLPLNTGNVLKAINDKIKSETQNSNEAPTIYTGPPVIRVTLANVDETSMLLSRGLDFYGATYFPTETPHPASQPFGKFRNNRWADVASPATGQRVRDLLPVFDNAGFNKLPPPTSRTIKPPRN; encoded by the exons ATGGAAGACGACGGGCGTGATCCGCAGCAGGGAAAGACGAGACGCGCTCGGTCTAgcacgacgacgacaacgagcCTGCAAATCGTCCTCCTAAACGTACCTGGTGGGGTTCGCCGTTCAAAGTATAAGAAGATGTCGCAGCCGGAACAGAACAACAGTATGCCATACGAGCGTGAAATGTCGACGTCGAAGAGCAGCTCGCTGTTGCGCCTTAATCAGGAGGTCCGTGAGTGGCCGGACCATGAAACGGACTCGGAGATAAGCGAGAACGAGTTCATAACGAAGGGAGCCTTCCTCCTGACACCGAGCCACGAGCTCAGCATGGACAAGGCAGCGACGATCTGCGAGAAGATGAACTTTCG CGGCGCATTTTCCCTGACCAAAACGGCGACTGGTATACTGTTCAAGTTCAGCAGCATCGACGACTTCCAAGCGGTGTTCAAAAAGGGATTCCACAAGGTGACCGGCGCCAGGTTCTACAAGAAG CTTCCAAACGAACGTATGAAGGTGGCGATACCCTGTCGCCCGGCCAAGATATTCACCGTCTACGTGCTCGACGTGCCGGAAGAAGTGCCGGAGGATGACATAAGGCACGCACTCTACAAGTATCGCTCGATCGTCGAAGTCACCAGACTGCCATTGAACACTGGAAACGTTC TCAAAGCCATAAACGACAAGATCAAAAGCGAGACCCAGAACTCGAACGAGGCCCCGACCATCTACACGGGTCCTCCGGTGATCCGAGTCACCCTGGCCAACGTCGATGAAACCTCGATGCTGCTGAGTCGCGGTCTCGATTTTTACGGTGCGACCTACTTTCCCACGGAAACTCCTCATCCGGCATCTCAGCCCTTCGGAAAATTCAGGAACAACAG ATGGGCCGACGTCGCCTCACCGGCTACAGGTCAACGAGTTCGAGACCTACTTCCGGTGTTCGACAACGCGGGTTTCAACAAATTACCACCGCCGACAAGCCGCACGATCAAACCGCCGAGGAACTAG
- the LOC124408507 gene encoding uncharacterized protein LOC124408507 isoform X2 produces MEDDGRDPQQGKTRRARSSTTTTTSLQIVLLNVPGGVRRSKYKKMSQPEQNNSMPYEREMSTSKSSSLLRLNQEVREWPDHETDSEISENEFITKGAFLLTPSHELSMDKAATICEKMNFRGAFSLTKTATGILFKFSSIDDFQAVFKKGFHKVTGARFYKKVAIPCRPAKIFTVYVLDVPEEVPEDDIRHALYKYRSIVEVTRLPLNTGNVLKAINDKIKSETQNSNEAPTIYTGPPVIRVTLANVDETSMLLSRGLDFYGATYFPTETPHPASQPFGKFRNNRWADVASPATGQRVRDLLPVFDNAGFNKLPPPTSRTIKPPRN; encoded by the exons ATGGAAGACGACGGGCGTGATCCGCAGCAGGGAAAGACGAGACGCGCTCGGTCTAgcacgacgacgacaacgagcCTGCAAATCGTCCTCCTAAACGTACCTGGTGGGGTTCGCCGTTCAAAGTATAAGAAGATGTCGCAGCCGGAACAGAACAACAGTATGCCATACGAGCGTGAAATGTCGACGTCGAAGAGCAGCTCGCTGTTGCGCCTTAATCAGGAGGTCCGTGAGTGGCCGGACCATGAAACGGACTCGGAGATAAGCGAGAACGAGTTCATAACGAAGGGAGCCTTCCTCCTGACACCGAGCCACGAGCTCAGCATGGACAAGGCAGCGACGATCTGCGAGAAGATGAACTTTCG CGGCGCATTTTCCCTGACCAAAACGGCGACTGGTATACTGTTCAAGTTCAGCAGCATCGACGACTTCCAAGCGGTGTTCAAAAAGGGATTCCACAAGGTGACCGGCGCCAGGTTCTACAAGAAG GTGGCGATACCCTGTCGCCCGGCCAAGATATTCACCGTCTACGTGCTCGACGTGCCGGAAGAAGTGCCGGAGGATGACATAAGGCACGCACTCTACAAGTATCGCTCGATCGTCGAAGTCACCAGACTGCCATTGAACACTGGAAACGTTC TCAAAGCCATAAACGACAAGATCAAAAGCGAGACCCAGAACTCGAACGAGGCCCCGACCATCTACACGGGTCCTCCGGTGATCCGAGTCACCCTGGCCAACGTCGATGAAACCTCGATGCTGCTGAGTCGCGGTCTCGATTTTTACGGTGCGACCTACTTTCCCACGGAAACTCCTCATCCGGCATCTCAGCCCTTCGGAAAATTCAGGAACAACAG ATGGGCCGACGTCGCCTCACCGGCTACAGGTCAACGAGTTCGAGACCTACTTCCGGTGTTCGACAACGCGGGTTTCAACAAATTACCACCGCCGACAAGCCGCACGATCAAACCGCCGAGGAACTAG